The following coding sequences are from one Hippopotamus amphibius kiboko isolate mHipAmp2 chromosome 9, mHipAmp2.hap2, whole genome shotgun sequence window:
- the STUB1 gene encoding E3 ubiquitin-protein ligase CHIP, producing MKGKEEKEGGARLGAGGGSSPEKSPSAQELKEQGNRLFVGRKYPEAAACYGRAITRNPLVAVYYTNRALCYLKMQQHEQALADCRRALELDGQSVKAHFFLGQCQLEMESYDEAIANLQRAYNLAKEQRLNFGDDIPSALRIAKKKRWNSIEERRIHQENELHSYLTRLIVAERERELEECQRNHEGNEDDSHIRAQQACIEAKHDKYLADMDELFSQVDEKRKKRDIPDYLCGKISFELMREPCITPSGITYDRKDIEEHLQRVGHFDPVTRSPLTQEQLIPNLAMKEVIDAFISENGWVEDY from the exons ATGAAGggcaaggaggagaaggagggcgGCGCGCGGCTGGGGGCCGGCGGCGGCAGCAGCCCCGAGAAGAGCCCAAGCGCGCAGGAGCTCAAGGAACAGGGCAACCGGCTCTTCGTGGGTCGCAAGTACCCGGAGGCGGCGGCCTGCTACGGCCGCGCCATC ACCCGGAATCCCTTGGTGGCGGTGTATTACACCAACCGGGCACTGTGCTACCTGAAGATGCAGCAGCACGAGCAAGCCCTGGCTGACTGCCGGCGCGCCCTGGAGCTGGACGGGCAGTCTGTGAAGGCACACTTCTTCCTGGGGCAATGCCAGTTGGAGATGGAGAGCTATGATGAGGCTATTGCCAACCTGCAGCGAG CCTACAACCTGGCCAAGGAACAGCGGCTCAACTTTGGGGACGACATCCCCAGTGCTCTGCGCATAGCGAAGAAGAAGCGCTGGAACAGCATCGAGGAGCGGCGCATCCATCAGGAGAATGAGTTGCACTCTTACCTCACACGGCTCATTGTGGCCGAGCGTGAGAG GGAGCTGGAAGAGTGTCAGCGGAACCATGAGGGCAATGAGGATGATAGCCACATCCGGGCCCAGCAGGCCTGCATCGAGGCCAAGCAT GACAAGTACTTAGCAGACATGGATGAGCTCTTCTCCCAGGTAGATGAGAAGAGAAAG AAGCGAGACATCCCCGACTACCTGTGTGGCAAGATCAGCTTTGAGCTGATGCGGGAACCCTGCATCACACCGAGTGGCATCACCTACGACCGCAAGGACATTGAGGAGCACCTGCAG CGCGTGGGCCATTTTGACCCTGTGACTCGGAGCCCTCTGACCCAAGAACAGCTCATCCCCAACCTGGCCATGAAAGAGGTCATCGATGCGTTCATCTCCGAGAATGGCTGGGTGGAGGACTACTGA
- the JMJD8 gene encoding jmjC domain-containing protein 8 isoform X2: protein MPRSGGLMAPGARLFLLLALWALAVQARSPGEAGDGGWRWPEPGTSAAVAEEERCTVERRTDLGYAEFVQYYAFSRPVILQGLTDNSRFRDLCSRQRLLASFGDNVVRLSTANTYSYQKVDLPLQEYVEQMLHPQDPFSMGNDTLYFFGDNNFTEWASLFRHYSPPPFSLLGTTPAYSFGIAGAGSGVPFHWHGPGFSEVIYGRKRWFLYPPEKTPEFHPNKTTLAWLRDTYPALAPSARPLECTIHAGEVLYFPDRWWHATLNLDTSVFISTFLS from the exons ATGCCTCGCAGCGGCGGGCTCATGGCGCCGGGGGCGCGGCTATTTCTGTTGCTCGCGCTCTGGGCGCTGGCGGTTCAGGCCCGGAGTCCAGGGGAGGCAGGCGACGGAGGGTG GCGGTGGCCCGAGCCCGGGACGTCGGCGGCCGTGGCGGAGGAGGAGCGCTGCACTGTGGAGCGGCGGACGGACCTCGGCTACGCCGAGTTCGTGCAGTA CTACGCCTTCTCCAGACCTGTCATTTTGCAGGGGCTCACAGACAACTCG CGGTTCCGGGACCTGTGCTCCCGTCAAAGGCTGCTGGCCTCCTTTGGGGACAACGTGGTCCGGTTGAGCACTGCAAATACCTACTCCTACCAGAAAG TGGACCTGCCCCTCCAGGAGTATGTGGAGCAGATGCTGCACCCCCAGGATCCCTTCTCCATGGGCAACG ACACCCTGTATTTCTTTGGGGACAACAATTTCACTGAATGGGCATCACTTTTTCGGCACTACTCTCCACCTCCGTTCAGCCTGCTAGGTACCACTCCTGCTTACAGCTTTGGAATTGCAG GAGCCGGCTCTGGGGTTCCCTTCCACTGGCACGGACCCGGGTTCTCGGAGGTGATCTACGGCCGCAAG CGCTGGTTCCTGTATCCTCCTGAGAAGACACCCGAATTCCACCCCAACAAGACCACACTGGCCTGGCTCCGGGACACATACCCGGCCCTGGCACCATCAGCACGGCCCCTGGAATGCACCATCCACGCTGGTGAG GTGCTGTATTTCCCTGACCGATGGTGGCATGCCACACTCAACCTTGACACCAGTGTCTTCATCTCTACCTTCCTCAGCTAG
- the JMJD8 gene encoding jmjC domain-containing protein 8 isoform X1 has product MTTELPACLAAAGSWRRGRGYFCCSRSGRWRFRPGVQGRQATEGGGGPSPGRRRPWRRRSAALWSGGRTSATPSSCSSTYAFSRPVILQGLTDNSRFRDLCSRQRLLASFGDNVVRLSTANTYSYQKVDLPLQEYVEQMLHPQDPFSMGNDTLYFFGDNNFTEWASLFRHYSPPPFSLLGTTPAYSFGIAGAGSGVPFHWHGPGFSEVIYGRKRWFLYPPEKTPEFHPNKTTLAWLRDTYPALAPSARPLECTIHAGEVLYFPDRWWHATLNLDTSVFISTFLS; this is encoded by the exons ATGACGACGGAGCTCCCGGCATGCCTCGCAGCGGCGGGCTCATGGCGCCGGGGGCGCGGCTATTTCTGTTGCTCGCGCTCTGGGCGCTGGCGGTTCAGGCCCGGAGTCCAGGGGAGGCAGGCGACGGAGGGTG GCGGTGGCCCGAGCCCGGGACGTCGGCGGCCGTGGCGGAGGAGGAGCGCTGCACTGTGGAGCGGCGGACGGACCTCGGCTACGCCGAGTTCGTGCAGTAGTAC CTACGCCTTCTCCAGACCTGTCATTTTGCAGGGGCTCACAGACAACTCG CGGTTCCGGGACCTGTGCTCCCGTCAAAGGCTGCTGGCCTCCTTTGGGGACAACGTGGTCCGGTTGAGCACTGCAAATACCTACTCCTACCAGAAAG TGGACCTGCCCCTCCAGGAGTATGTGGAGCAGATGCTGCACCCCCAGGATCCCTTCTCCATGGGCAACG ACACCCTGTATTTCTTTGGGGACAACAATTTCACTGAATGGGCATCACTTTTTCGGCACTACTCTCCACCTCCGTTCAGCCTGCTAGGTACCACTCCTGCTTACAGCTTTGGAATTGCAG GAGCCGGCTCTGGGGTTCCCTTCCACTGGCACGGACCCGGGTTCTCGGAGGTGATCTACGGCCGCAAG CGCTGGTTCCTGTATCCTCCTGAGAAGACACCCGAATTCCACCCCAACAAGACCACACTGGCCTGGCTCCGGGACACATACCCGGCCCTGGCACCATCAGCACGGCCCCTGGAATGCACCATCCACGCTGGTGAG GTGCTGTATTTCCCTGACCGATGGTGGCATGCCACACTCAACCTTGACACCAGTGTCTTCATCTCTACCTTCCTCAGCTAG
- the JMJD8 gene encoding jmjC domain-containing protein 8 isoform X4 yields the protein MPRSGGLMAPGARLFLLLALWALAVQARSPGEAGDGGWRWPEPGTSAAVAEEERCTVERRTDLGYAEFVQYYAFSRPVILQGLTDNSRFRDLCSRQRLLASFGDNVVRLSTANTYSYQKVDLPLQEYVEQMLHPQDPFSMGNDTLYFFGDNNFTEWASLFRHYSPPPFSLLGTTPAYSFGIAGAGSGVPFHWHGPGFSEVIYGRKRWFLYPPEKTPEFHPNKTTLAWLRDTYPALAPSARPLECTIHAGAVFP from the exons ATGCCTCGCAGCGGCGGGCTCATGGCGCCGGGGGCGCGGCTATTTCTGTTGCTCGCGCTCTGGGCGCTGGCGGTTCAGGCCCGGAGTCCAGGGGAGGCAGGCGACGGAGGGTG GCGGTGGCCCGAGCCCGGGACGTCGGCGGCCGTGGCGGAGGAGGAGCGCTGCACTGTGGAGCGGCGGACGGACCTCGGCTACGCCGAGTTCGTGCAGTA CTACGCCTTCTCCAGACCTGTCATTTTGCAGGGGCTCACAGACAACTCG CGGTTCCGGGACCTGTGCTCCCGTCAAAGGCTGCTGGCCTCCTTTGGGGACAACGTGGTCCGGTTGAGCACTGCAAATACCTACTCCTACCAGAAAG TGGACCTGCCCCTCCAGGAGTATGTGGAGCAGATGCTGCACCCCCAGGATCCCTTCTCCATGGGCAACG ACACCCTGTATTTCTTTGGGGACAACAATTTCACTGAATGGGCATCACTTTTTCGGCACTACTCTCCACCTCCGTTCAGCCTGCTAGGTACCACTCCTGCTTACAGCTTTGGAATTGCAG GAGCCGGCTCTGGGGTTCCCTTCCACTGGCACGGACCCGGGTTCTCGGAGGTGATCTACGGCCGCAAG CGCTGGTTCCTGTATCCTCCTGAGAAGACACCCGAATTCCACCCCAACAAGACCACACTGGCCTGGCTCCGGGACACATACCCGGCCCTGGCACCATCAGCACGGCCCCTGGAATGCACCATCCACGCTG GTGCTGTATTTCCCTGA
- the JMJD8 gene encoding jmjC domain-containing protein 8 isoform X3, which translates to MTTELPACLAAAGSWRRGRGYFCCSRSGRWRFRPGVQGRQATEGGGGPSPGRRRPWRRRSAALWSGGRTSATPSSCSSTYAFSRPVILQGLTDNSRFRDLCSRQRLLASFGDNVVRLSTANTYSYQKVDLPLQEYVEQMLHPQDPFSMGNDTLYFFGDNNFTEWASLFRHYSPPPFSLLGTTPAYSFGIAGAGSGVPFHWHGPGFSEVIYGRKRWFLYPPEKTPEFHPNKTTLAWLRDTYPALAPSARPLECTIHAGAVFP; encoded by the exons ATGACGACGGAGCTCCCGGCATGCCTCGCAGCGGCGGGCTCATGGCGCCGGGGGCGCGGCTATTTCTGTTGCTCGCGCTCTGGGCGCTGGCGGTTCAGGCCCGGAGTCCAGGGGAGGCAGGCGACGGAGGGTG GCGGTGGCCCGAGCCCGGGACGTCGGCGGCCGTGGCGGAGGAGGAGCGCTGCACTGTGGAGCGGCGGACGGACCTCGGCTACGCCGAGTTCGTGCAGTAGTAC CTACGCCTTCTCCAGACCTGTCATTTTGCAGGGGCTCACAGACAACTCG CGGTTCCGGGACCTGTGCTCCCGTCAAAGGCTGCTGGCCTCCTTTGGGGACAACGTGGTCCGGTTGAGCACTGCAAATACCTACTCCTACCAGAAAG TGGACCTGCCCCTCCAGGAGTATGTGGAGCAGATGCTGCACCCCCAGGATCCCTTCTCCATGGGCAACG ACACCCTGTATTTCTTTGGGGACAACAATTTCACTGAATGGGCATCACTTTTTCGGCACTACTCTCCACCTCCGTTCAGCCTGCTAGGTACCACTCCTGCTTACAGCTTTGGAATTGCAG GAGCCGGCTCTGGGGTTCCCTTCCACTGGCACGGACCCGGGTTCTCGGAGGTGATCTACGGCCGCAAG CGCTGGTTCCTGTATCCTCCTGAGAAGACACCCGAATTCCACCCCAACAAGACCACACTGGCCTGGCTCCGGGACACATACCCGGCCCTGGCACCATCAGCACGGCCCCTGGAATGCACCATCCACGCTG GTGCTGTATTTCCCTGA